One genomic window of Vibrio parahaemolyticus includes the following:
- a CDS encoding AbgT family transporter, which translates to MSNQAVNKAPSSKPSGMDRFLNFIERAGNKIPDPAILFFWALIITWAASALLSNVTFDLPNPRTGEALTITNLLTGEALASFLANMVTTFTGFAPLGIVLVAMLGVGVADSSGFITTGLKKMLNFTPAKLLTPMLILVAIISHTAADAGYVLVIPLGGIIFHAAGRHPLAGIAAAFAGVSGGFSANFIPSGIDPLLAGFTQTAAQVLDPEYVVNPLANIFFTGLSSVIIVAIGWYVTEKIIEPRLAKMPIDEDAETAPNLGSFTELESKAFRYAGWAMMAGIALLVAALLPENSALRSPEGEITVFSAPIMKSIVPLIFILFIIPGYVYGKVSGTFKTSNDIIKAMADTMSTMGAYIVMSFFCAQFLSAFAQSNIGTMLALYGAEGLKAMNLPGEATIIGMILLTAAVNLLIGSASAKWALIGPILVPMLMAVGISPELSQAAYRVGDSVSNIISPLMVFFPLVVVYCQRYVKSTGIGTLASLMMPFSIAMLIGWSIFLVLYWMVGIPLGIQAPYTYTM; encoded by the coding sequence ATGAGTAACCAAGCTGTAAATAAGGCACCATCATCGAAGCCGAGCGGGATGGATCGCTTTCTAAACTTTATCGAGCGTGCAGGTAATAAAATTCCTGATCCTGCGATTTTGTTTTTCTGGGCACTGATCATTACTTGGGCTGCGTCTGCACTTTTGTCGAATGTGACTTTCGACCTTCCAAACCCTCGAACGGGCGAAGCTCTTACCATTACTAACTTACTTACGGGTGAAGCTCTAGCAAGTTTCCTTGCTAACATGGTCACTACGTTTACTGGTTTTGCACCTCTAGGCATCGTATTAGTTGCAATGTTGGGTGTAGGTGTTGCGGATTCTTCTGGTTTTATCACGACTGGCCTTAAGAAGATGCTGAACTTCACTCCAGCGAAGCTACTTACACCAATGCTTATTCTTGTCGCAATCATCTCGCATACCGCGGCTGATGCGGGCTACGTTTTGGTTATTCCTCTAGGTGGTATCATTTTCCATGCCGCTGGTCGTCACCCTCTAGCTGGTATCGCAGCGGCATTTGCTGGTGTGTCTGGTGGTTTCTCTGCAAACTTCATTCCTTCAGGTATTGACCCATTGCTCGCTGGTTTCACACAAACGGCAGCACAGGTTCTTGATCCTGAATACGTGGTTAACCCTCTAGCAAACATCTTCTTCACTGGTCTATCTTCAGTGATCATCGTTGCTATCGGTTGGTACGTGACTGAGAAAATCATCGAGCCACGTCTTGCAAAGATGCCAATTGATGAAGATGCAGAAACGGCACCAAACTTAGGCTCTTTCACTGAGTTGGAATCAAAAGCATTCCGCTACGCTGGCTGGGCTATGATGGCGGGTATTGCACTTCTTGTTGCCGCGTTATTGCCTGAGAACTCGGCACTTCGTTCTCCTGAAGGCGAAATTACGGTGTTTTCTGCGCCTATCATGAAGTCGATTGTTCCACTGATCTTCATTCTATTTATCATCCCTGGTTACGTTTACGGTAAAGTATCTGGCACCTTTAAGACAAGTAACGACATCATCAAAGCGATGGCGGACACCATGTCGACCATGGGCGCATACATTGTCATGTCGTTCTTCTGTGCTCAGTTCCTATCTGCATTTGCTCAGTCAAACATCGGTACGATGCTAGCGTTGTATGGTGCTGAAGGCTTAAAAGCGATGAACCTACCAGGTGAAGCAACCATCATTGGTATGATCTTGCTAACAGCGGCTGTAAACCTACTTATCGGTTCCGCTTCTGCGAAATGGGCTTTGATTGGTCCAATCCTAGTTCCAATGCTAATGGCGGTAGGTATTTCTCCTGAACTATCTCAGGCGGCTTACCGTGTGGGTGACTCAGTATCGAACATCATTTCGCCTCTGATGGTATTCTTCCCTCTTGTAGTGGTTTACTGTCAACGTTACGTGAAGTCGACAGGCATTGGTACACTTGCGTCACTGATGATGCCATTCTCGATTGCTATGTTGATTGGTTGGTCAATCTTCCTAGTTCTTTACTGGATGGTAGGTATCCCACTAGGTATTCAAGCTCCGTACACATACACGATGTAA
- the tadA gene encoding tRNA adenosine(34) deaminase TadA, producing the protein MSEHQFTPQDEIFMRCALALAEQAELEGEVPVGAVLVKDGEVIAEGWNRSICSHDATAHAEIQTLRNAGAVLENYRLLDTTLYVTLEPCPMCAGALLHSRVKRVVFGAPDLKAGAAGTVLNLFESQAAYHYATVEKGLLEDECREQLQAFFKRRRKEIKAKKQEKKALEGKQED; encoded by the coding sequence TTGTCTGAGCATCAATTTACCCCACAAGACGAAATTTTTATGCGCTGTGCACTTGCATTAGCTGAACAAGCTGAATTGGAAGGAGAGGTGCCTGTGGGAGCGGTATTAGTTAAAGATGGAGAAGTGATTGCAGAAGGCTGGAACCGCTCTATCTGCTCTCATGATGCAACAGCACATGCGGAGATTCAGACTCTACGTAACGCTGGGGCTGTGTTAGAAAACTATCGACTTTTAGACACCACTCTCTATGTCACACTAGAGCCTTGCCCGATGTGCGCAGGAGCACTGTTGCACAGCAGAGTGAAACGCGTGGTATTTGGCGCGCCAGATCTTAAAGCTGGCGCGGCTGGTACGGTATTGAACTTGTTTGAGAGCCAAGCGGCTTACCATTACGCAACGGTCGAAAAAGGGCTGTTAGAAGATGAGTGCCGTGAGCAGTTGCAGGCCTTTTTCAAGCGTCGTCGCAAAGAAATTAAGGCCAAGAAACAAGAGAAAAAAGCGTTAGAAGGTAAGCAAGAAGATTAA
- the mltF gene encoding membrane-bound lytic murein transglycosylase MltF, whose protein sequence is MQIRHFNRLKRSVLLFASVLLLSACQIESQPKSEFEKIQERGVLRVGTLNNQLSYYIGPDGPAGLDYELARKFAEELGVKLEIKPAFRQADLFPALKKGDIDIIATGLNQTSQAVKRFRPGPAYYYVSQQVVYKKGQLRPRDIEQLIEYQASKDSQSEEDVNAGAQTLKIVEQSQYVPTLTALKKQYPELQFEIVGDADTRDLLKHVSAGELRFTVTDSVELSLAQRLYPDLALAFELTEDQPVSWFTRRSEDESLYAMLIEFFGNIKQSGELASLEEKYIGHIEAFDYVDTRAFIRALDDKLPRWAPLFQKYSEEFDWRLIAALAYQESHWKPKAKSPTGVRGMMMLTLPTAKSVGVTDRLNPEQSVRGGVEYLRRIVARVPDTINEHEKIWFALASYNIGYGHMMDARRLTKAQGGDPNAWADVKDRLPLLRQKRYYSQTRYGYARGDEARNYVENIRRYYQSIIGHVSQKPSIDEDTDDLQVIPPLNPELLVSGAVETIAKEVSGASDVTNDVDEDLDQEEE, encoded by the coding sequence ATGCAAATACGCCACTTCAACCGACTCAAGCGCAGCGTTCTACTTTTTGCTTCTGTGCTACTACTTTCTGCCTGCCAAATTGAGTCGCAGCCGAAAAGTGAATTCGAGAAAATCCAAGAGCGCGGAGTGCTACGCGTTGGCACGCTCAACAACCAACTCTCGTACTACATTGGTCCTGATGGCCCTGCGGGTTTGGATTATGAGCTGGCGCGTAAATTTGCAGAAGAGTTGGGCGTAAAGCTAGAAATCAAACCCGCTTTCAGACAAGCCGACCTTTTCCCTGCCTTAAAGAAGGGCGACATCGATATTATTGCTACGGGGCTTAATCAAACCTCACAAGCCGTCAAACGTTTTAGACCTGGCCCTGCTTATTATTATGTAAGCCAGCAAGTGGTCTACAAAAAGGGCCAGCTTCGTCCTCGTGATATTGAGCAGCTTATCGAGTATCAAGCATCCAAAGACAGTCAATCAGAAGAAGACGTGAATGCTGGCGCGCAAACATTGAAAATTGTCGAACAGTCTCAATATGTTCCGACACTGACGGCATTGAAAAAGCAGTATCCTGAATTGCAGTTTGAAATCGTGGGCGATGCTGACACTCGCGATTTACTGAAACATGTATCGGCTGGAGAACTGCGTTTCACCGTCACTGATTCCGTAGAGCTGTCTCTCGCGCAACGCCTGTATCCAGATTTAGCACTTGCTTTTGAGCTCACCGAAGATCAACCAGTATCATGGTTTACTCGCCGCTCAGAGGATGAGAGCTTGTATGCGATGCTGATTGAGTTTTTCGGCAATATCAAACAATCTGGCGAGCTAGCTTCTCTTGAAGAGAAGTACATTGGCCATATTGAAGCGTTTGACTACGTGGACACGCGTGCCTTTATTCGTGCTCTTGATGATAAGTTGCCGAGATGGGCCCCGCTGTTCCAAAAATACAGCGAAGAGTTTGATTGGCGTTTAATCGCGGCTTTGGCCTACCAAGAATCTCATTGGAAACCAAAAGCAAAATCGCCTACGGGTGTTCGTGGCATGATGATGCTGACTTTACCAACTGCGAAAAGTGTTGGTGTAACCGATCGTCTAAACCCAGAACAATCTGTTCGTGGTGGTGTGGAATACCTGCGTCGCATTGTCGCTCGCGTACCTGATACGATTAACGAACATGAAAAAATTTGGTTTGCATTGGCATCGTACAATATTGGTTATGGCCACATGATGGACGCGCGTCGATTAACCAAGGCACAAGGTGGCGATCCAAACGCATGGGCAGATGTAAAAGACCGACTACCGCTGTTACGACAAAAGCGTTACTACAGCCAAACTCGTTATGGCTACGCTCGTGGAGACGAGGCACGAAATTACGTTGAAAATATTCGACGCTACTACCAATCAATCATTGGGCATGTCAGCCAAAAGCCTTCCATTGATGAAGATACGGATGATCTACAGGTTATCCCACCGCTAAATCCAGAGTTGCTTGTTTCTGGTGCGGTGGAAACCATTGCAAAAGAAGTGTCTGGTGCCTCTGATGTCACCAATGACGTCGATGAAGATTTAGACCAAGAAGAAGAATAA
- the purL gene encoding phosphoribosylformylglycinamidine synthase has protein sequence MRILRGSPALSEFRVNKLLELCREQDLPVTGIYAEFMHFADLKSDLDDQELEKLEKLLTYGPTIEEHEPEGLLLLVTPRPGTISPWSSKSTDIAINCGLDTVKRLERGTAYYVESSVVLSEAQVDAVKALIHDRMMETVFTELEAASALFTVAEPKPVAHVDILAGGRLALEEANVSLGLALAEDEIDYLVENFTKLGRNPNDIELMMFAQANSEHCRHKIFNADWTIDGVDQEKSLFKMIKNTFETTPDHVLSAYKDNAAVMTGSKVGRFFPDPKSRQYTYHHEDAHILMKVETHNHPTAISPWPGASTGSGGEIRDEGATGIGGKPKAGLVGFTTSNLRIPGFEQPWETDFGKPGRIVNALDIMLEGPLGGAAFNNEFGRPNLLGYFRTYEEKVTSHAGEEVRGYHKPIMIAGGMGNIRDEHVQKKEIPVGASLIVLGGPAMNIGLGGGAASSMASGQSAEDLDFASVQRENPEMERRCQEVIDRCWQLGEENPIAFIHDVGAGGISNALPELCDDGERGGKFQLRDVPNDELSMSPLEIWCNESQERYVLAVAPEHMEAFDAICKRERAPYAVVGVATEERHLTLEDSHFDNTPIDMPMDILLGKTPKMHREATTLKVDSPAIVRDGIEINEAVDRVLRLPTVAEKTFLITIGDRSVTGLVARDQMVGPWQVPVANCAVTAASYDTYHGEAMSMGERTPVALLDFGASARLAVGESLTNIAATDIGDIKRIKLSANWMSPAGHPGEDAGLYEAVKAVGEELCPALGLTIPVGKDSMSMKTKWEENGESKEVTSPLSLVITAFGRVEDVRKTVTPQLRTSDTLEGLGDTSLVLVDLGNGKNRLGATALAQVYKQLGDKPADVDNAEQLKGFFDAMQNLVRNDKLLAYHDKGDGGLFVTLAEMAFAGHCGVKANIAELGEDALAVLFNEELGAVVQVKNDDLDSVLSTLAANGLEACSHVIGSVEASDDFVITSGDDVVLKRSRTELRVIWAETTHKMQALRDNPACADQEFEAKKDNSDPGLNVSLSFDVNEDIAAPYIAKGAKPKMAILREQGVNSHVEMAAAFDRAGFEATDIHMSDILTGQVVLDEYQGLVACGGFSYGDVLGAGEGWAKSILFNAQAREQFQVFFNREDTFSLGVCNGCQMLSNLKELIPGADLWPRFVRNESERFEARFSLVEVQKSDSVFFDGMAGSRMPIAVSHGEGRVEVRDGEHLNAIEASGTVALRYVDNNGNPTQQYPNNPNGSPNAITGLTTADGRVTIMMPHPERVFRTVANSWAPEGWGENGAWMRMFQNARKNIG, from the coding sequence ATGAGAATTTTGCGTGGCTCCCCAGCTCTTTCTGAGTTTCGTGTAAATAAACTACTGGAACTTTGTCGTGAACAAGATCTGCCTGTAACTGGCATCTATGCCGAGTTTATGCATTTTGCAGATCTAAAGTCTGACCTTGATGACCAAGAGTTAGAAAAACTTGAAAAGTTACTAACTTACGGCCCAACAATTGAAGAGCATGAGCCAGAAGGTCTTCTACTTCTTGTAACGCCTCGTCCAGGCACTATCTCGCCTTGGTCTTCTAAATCTACCGATATCGCTATTAACTGTGGTCTGGACACTGTTAAGCGTCTGGAGCGCGGTACGGCTTACTACGTAGAATCTTCAGTTGTTCTATCAGAAGCTCAAGTTGACGCTGTCAAAGCGTTAATTCACGACCGCATGATGGAAACGGTGTTCACAGAACTTGAAGCCGCGTCAGCGCTGTTTACAGTCGCAGAGCCAAAGCCTGTGGCGCATGTTGATATCTTAGCGGGCGGTCGTCTTGCGCTTGAAGAAGCAAACGTTTCCCTTGGTTTGGCACTCGCAGAAGATGAAATTGATTACTTGGTGGAGAATTTCACTAAGTTAGGTCGTAACCCTAACGACATCGAGCTGATGATGTTTGCTCAGGCGAACTCAGAGCACTGTCGTCATAAGATCTTTAATGCAGACTGGACTATCGATGGCGTCGACCAAGAGAAGTCTCTGTTTAAGATGATCAAAAACACATTCGAAACGACACCAGACCATGTTCTGTCTGCTTACAAAGATAATGCAGCGGTAATGACGGGTTCTAAAGTGGGTCGTTTCTTCCCAGATCCGAAATCTCGTCAATACACTTACCACCATGAAGATGCGCACATCTTGATGAAGGTAGAGACGCACAACCACCCGACGGCTATCTCTCCTTGGCCAGGTGCATCAACGGGTTCTGGTGGTGAAATCCGTGACGAAGGCGCGACCGGTATCGGTGGTAAGCCAAAAGCGGGTCTGGTTGGTTTTACAACGTCTAACTTGCGTATTCCTGGTTTTGAACAGCCTTGGGAAACGGACTTCGGTAAGCCGGGTCGTATCGTAAACGCACTGGACATCATGCTTGAAGGTCCTCTGGGCGGCGCTGCATTCAACAATGAATTTGGTCGTCCAAACCTACTGGGTTACTTCCGTACTTACGAAGAGAAAGTGACCTCTCACGCAGGTGAAGAAGTGCGTGGTTATCACAAGCCAATCATGATTGCTGGTGGTATGGGTAACATCCGTGACGAACACGTGCAGAAGAAAGAGATCCCAGTTGGTGCAAGCCTAATCGTACTTGGTGGTCCAGCAATGAACATCGGTCTTGGTGGCGGTGCGGCGTCTTCAATGGCGTCTGGTCAGTCAGCAGAAGATCTGGACTTTGCTTCAGTACAACGTGAAAACCCAGAGATGGAGCGTCGTTGTCAGGAAGTTATCGACCGTTGTTGGCAGTTAGGTGAAGAGAACCCAATCGCATTTATCCACGATGTGGGCGCGGGCGGTATCTCTAACGCACTTCCTGAGCTTTGTGACGATGGCGAGCGTGGCGGTAAGTTCCAGCTACGTGATGTACCAAATGATGAATTGAGCATGAGCCCGCTGGAAATCTGGTGTAACGAATCTCAGGAACGTTACGTTCTTGCGGTTGCGCCAGAGCATATGGAAGCATTCGATGCAATCTGTAAGCGTGAGCGTGCACCTTACGCAGTGGTTGGTGTGGCAACAGAAGAGCGTCATCTGACGCTAGAAGATTCTCACTTCGATAACACTCCAATTGATATGCCAATGGATATCTTGCTTGGTAAAACACCGAAGATGCACCGTGAAGCAACGACTTTGAAAGTAGATAGCCCAGCGATCGTACGCGACGGTATCGAAATCAACGAAGCGGTAGATCGCGTACTTCGTCTTCCTACGGTTGCTGAGAAAACATTCCTGATCACGATCGGTGACCGCTCAGTTACTGGTTTAGTTGCTCGTGACCAAATGGTTGGTCCTTGGCAGGTGCCTGTGGCGAACTGTGCAGTTACGGCGGCAAGTTACGACACATACCACGGTGAAGCGATGTCGATGGGTGAGCGTACTCCGGTTGCTCTATTAGACTTCGGCGCGTCTGCTCGTCTGGCGGTTGGTGAATCTCTGACTAACATCGCAGCGACAGATATCGGCGATATCAAACGCATTAAGCTGTCAGCGAACTGGATGTCTCCAGCGGGTCACCCAGGTGAAGATGCGGGTCTTTACGAAGCAGTGAAAGCGGTTGGTGAAGAGCTATGTCCGGCGCTAGGTCTGACTATCCCGGTTGGTAAAGACTCAATGTCAATGAAGACTAAGTGGGAAGAGAATGGCGAAAGCAAAGAAGTGACTTCGCCACTATCGCTAGTTATCACTGCGTTTGGTCGTGTTGAAGACGTACGTAAGACAGTAACGCCTCAGCTACGCACATCTGATACCTTGGAAGGACTAGGTGACACTTCACTTGTTCTTGTAGACCTAGGTAACGGCAAAAACCGTTTGGGTGCAACAGCACTGGCACAGGTTTACAAGCAGCTGGGTGATAAGCCGGCAGACGTAGACAATGCAGAGCAGCTAAAAGGCTTCTTCGATGCAATGCAAAATCTCGTACGTAACGACAAGCTGCTTGCTTATCACGATAAAGGTGACGGCGGTCTATTTGTAACATTGGCTGAGATGGCATTTGCTGGTCACTGTGGCGTAAAGGCGAACATCGCAGAGCTGGGTGAAGATGCGCTAGCTGTTCTATTTAACGAAGAATTAGGTGCGGTTGTTCAGGTTAAAAACGACGACCTGGACTCAGTCCTATCTACGCTAGCGGCAAACGGCTTAGAAGCATGTTCACATGTAATTGGTTCTGTTGAAGCATCAGACGACTTTGTTATCACTTCTGGTGATGATGTTGTGCTTAAGCGTTCACGTACCGAACTACGTGTTATCTGGGCAGAAACTACGCATAAAATGCAGGCGCTACGTGATAACCCTGCATGTGCAGACCAAGAATTTGAAGCGAAGAAAGACAACTCAGACCCAGGTCTGAACGTATCTCTAAGCTTTGATGTAAATGAAGATATCGCAGCCCCTTACATTGCGAAAGGCGCGAAACCTAAGATGGCGATTCTGCGTGAGCAAGGTGTCAACTCTCACGTTGAAATGGCAGCAGCGTTTGACCGCGCTGGTTTTGAAGCAACTGACATCCACATGAGCGATATTCTGACAGGCCAAGTGGTACTGGATGAGTACCAAGGTCTGGTAGCATGTGGTGGTTTCTCTTACGGTGACGTACTAGGTGCGGGTGAAGGGTGGGCGAAGTCTATCCTGTTTAACGCACAAGCGCGTGAGCAGTTCCAAGTGTTCTTTAATCGTGAAGATACATTCTCTCTCGGAGTATGTAACGGCTGTCAGATGCTGTCGAACCTGAAAGAGCTGATCCCGGGGGCAGACTTGTGGCCACGTTTTGTTCGCAACGAATCTGAGCGTTTTGAAGCGCGCTTTAGCTTAGTTGAAGTACAAAAGTCTGATTCTGTGTTCTTCGATGGCATGGCGGGATCTCGTATGCCTATCGCGGTTTCTCACGGTGAAGGTCGTGTCGAAGTACGTGACGGTGAGCACCTAAATGCAATCGAAGCATCAGGTACTGTAGCGCTACGTTACGTTGATAATAACGGCAACCCAACGCAACAATACCCGAACAACCCGAACGGTTCGCCAAATGCGATTACCGGTCTGACTACCGCTGACGGCCGTGTAACCATTATGATGCCTCACCCTGAGCGTGTATTCCGCACGGTTGCAAACTCTTGGGCTCCAGAAGGCTGGGGTGAAAACGGTGCTTGGATGCGTATGTTCCAAAACGCACGTAAGAACATCGGTTAA
- a CDS encoding DUF3622 domain-containing protein, whose amino-acid sequence MSKNPKFAIRVTEKRNGWSAEITRQVTSRKTMVSKRETGFDSEEKAQAWAEQELAGFIENQVVRNERKAVQRQEREAEQLAAKVRKEEARKAREAEADEE is encoded by the coding sequence ATGTCTAAAAATCCAAAATTTGCTATCCGCGTAACTGAAAAACGTAACGGTTGGAGCGCAGAAATCACTCGTCAAGTAACGTCTCGCAAAACAATGGTTTCAAAACGTGAAACTGGGTTTGACAGCGAAGAAAAAGCACAAGCTTGGGCTGAACAAGAACTTGCGGGCTTCATCGAAAACCAAGTTGTTCGTAATGAGCGTAAAGCTGTACAGCGTCAAGAACGTGAAGCAGAGCAACTTGCGGCAAAAGTTCGCAAAGAAGAAGCTCGTAAAGCACGCGAAGCTGAAGCTGACGAAGAATAA
- a CDS encoding succinylglutamate desuccinylase/aspartoacylase family protein, which translates to MARSKTSKVFELLGHKIQPGQRLEVEFEAAQLYTHSPLSIPVEIIHGKQEGPVLMVNAAIHGDELNGVEIVRQMINQLNPLKLKGTVIAVPIVNVFGFIHKSRYLPDRRDLNRCFPGSEKGALASRMAYGFFNNIAKRCDYILDLHTGAIHRTNLPQIRANLSNPETLRIAKAFATPVIVDSALRDGSLRSEAEKCDIPVLTYEAGEALRFDPLSISAGVLGVQRVMQAIGMLRASRKKLPEPVIAKSTSWVRAPGNGILRTVVNLGDKVEKGETLAYISSPLGHDEIELKAPKSGLVIGQQTLPLVNEGDAIFHLAYFSQSDDEVEQAVESYIEGLTEFDVEQVTTGQIPLDTQS; encoded by the coding sequence ATGGCCAGAAGTAAAACAAGCAAAGTATTTGAGCTGCTCGGGCATAAAATACAACCAGGACAGCGTTTAGAAGTAGAATTCGAAGCTGCTCAGCTATACACGCACTCTCCACTTTCTATCCCTGTGGAAATCATTCACGGGAAACAAGAAGGTCCAGTGCTGATGGTGAACGCCGCAATCCATGGTGATGAGCTTAATGGCGTAGAGATCGTTCGTCAGATGATCAACCAGTTAAACCCATTAAAGCTAAAAGGTACGGTTATTGCGGTGCCAATCGTAAACGTATTTGGCTTTATCCATAAGTCTCGTTACTTACCCGATCGCCGCGATCTAAACCGTTGTTTCCCTGGCAGCGAAAAAGGCGCACTCGCTTCACGTATGGCGTATGGATTCTTCAATAATATAGCGAAACGTTGTGATTACATTTTAGATTTACACACAGGTGCGATTCATCGTACTAACCTACCCCAAATACGCGCTAACCTGAGCAATCCGGAAACACTACGCATTGCTAAAGCATTTGCCACGCCAGTGATCGTTGACTCTGCATTGCGTGATGGCTCGCTACGTAGCGAAGCCGAGAAGTGTGATATCCCAGTATTGACTTACGAAGCTGGTGAAGCACTTCGCTTTGATCCGCTATCTATCAGTGCTGGTGTTTTAGGCGTTCAACGCGTTATGCAAGCGATCGGTATGTTAAGAGCCAGCCGTAAAAAACTGCCTGAACCTGTTATCGCGAAATCGACCAGCTGGGTTAGAGCGCCAGGCAACGGTATTTTGCGCACGGTGGTGAACCTAGGCGATAAAGTAGAAAAAGGTGAAACCTTAGCTTACATCAGCTCACCCCTCGGTCACGATGAAATAGAGCTAAAAGCACCTAAAAGTGGTTTAGTGATCGGTCAGCAAACGCTGCCATTGGTAAACGAAGGCGATGCCATTTTCCACCTCGCATACTTCAGCCAAAGCGACGATGAAGTAGAACAAGCGGTAGAAAGCTACATTGAAGGATTAACTGAGTTTGACGTCGAACAGGTAACGACGGGACAAATCCCACTCGACACTCAGTCATAA
- a CDS encoding DUF3332 domain-containing protein produces MKKAIAKIGALTAVAVSLSGCVGSNAVTGYVMGFNLKAVDNRYARGGLNMLMAPVYGVAIAADYIVFNSLEFWTGKNPLNGKPHIFDTKMDTYIDVNHQLDKSLTTAPIGPLTNNRVIEQGQMHQIDENTVQMNITYNNGEKATLMGVREGEFVTYYINGEVVAKTSMDELAAYAQTRA; encoded by the coding sequence ATGAAAAAGGCAATTGCTAAAATTGGCGCATTGACTGCTGTGGCAGTTTCACTTTCAGGTTGTGTTGGCAGCAACGCGGTAACTGGCTATGTTATGGGCTTCAACTTGAAAGCGGTAGATAACCGTTACGCTCGTGGTGGTCTAAACATGCTTATGGCACCAGTTTACGGTGTGGCAATCGCAGCTGACTACATCGTATTTAACTCTCTAGAGTTCTGGACTGGTAAAAACCCGCTAAACGGCAAACCACACATCTTCGATACTAAGATGGACACTTACATTGATGTAAACCACCAGCTAGATAAGTCGCTTACAACAGCGCCGATTGGCCCACTTACAAACAACCGCGTTATCGAGCAAGGCCAAATGCACCAAATCGATGAAAATACGGTTCAGATGAACATCACATACAACAACGGCGAAAAAGCGACGTTAATGGGTGTACGTGAGGGTGAGTTTGTTACTTACTACATCAATGGTGAAGTGGTCGCGAAGACTTCTATGGATGAGCTAGCAGCGTACGCGCAAACTCGTGCATAA